From Sus scrofa isolate TJ Tabasco breed Duroc unplaced genomic scaffold, Sscrofa11.1 Contig559, whole genome shotgun sequence, one genomic window encodes:
- the LOC110258918 gene encoding olfactory receptor 14J1-like translates to MANFTTVSGFLLMGFSAKPELEVLWASLFLVLYLVALTGNTLIIAATSMDDSLYSPMYFFLKHLSFLDICYISVTVPRSICNSFRHTSSISLWECILQCLAFVLCASAELAMLTVMSYDRYVAICLPLRYEIIMNVNTCIHGILAVWISGVVSGVMHTSATFSIHFCGANVIHQFFCEVPQLLKLACSDEYVSELGVTAFLSLVVLLCFLSIGFSYTRIFSTVLRIPSAEGRAKAFATCLPHLAVVTLFLSTGAFEFLKPHSDSPTALDFLLTLFYTVLPPTLNPMIYSLRNKAMKAALQRVVKRRKATSFAESRLSLPH, encoded by the coding sequence ATGGCCAATTTCACTACAGTGAGTGGGTTTCTCCTCATGGGATTTTCTGCCAAGCCTGAGCTAGAAGTCTTATGGGCCTCTCTGTTCTTAGTCTTATACTTAGTGGCTTTAACTGGCAACACACTCATTATCGCTGCAACTTCCATGGATGACAGTCTCTACTcccctatgtatttcttcctcaaacATCTTTCCTTCTTAGATATATGCTATATCTCTGTGACGGTACCAAGGTCCATTTGTAACTCTTTCAGGCATACTAGCAGTATTTCCCTCTGGGAATGCATACTGCAATGTCTGGCTTTTGTTCTCTGTGCATCTGCTGAGCTGGCCATGCTCACAGTGATGTCCTATgatcgctacgtggccatctgcctTCCCCTGCGCTATGAAATCATCATGAATGTCAACACCTGTATTCACGGAATCCTAGCCGTCTGGATCAGTGGAGTCGTCTCTGGAGTTATGCATACATCTGCTACTTTCTCCATCCACTTCTGTGGTGCCAACGTCATCCACCAGTTCTTCTGTGAGGTTCCCCAGCTCCTAAAACTCGCCTGTTCTGATGAATATGTCAGTGAGCTTGGGGTCACGGCCTTTCTGTCCTTGGTGGTACTTCTTTGCTTCCTCTCCATTGGATTCTCCTACACACGCATATTCTCTACTGTGCTGAGGATCCCATCTGCCGAGGGGAGAGCCAAGGCCTTTGCCACTTGCCTCCCCCATCTAGCTGTGGTCACACTGTTTCTCTCTACTGGTGCCTTTGAGTTTCTGAAGCCACATTCTGACTCTCCAACTGCATTAGACTTTTTGCTTACTCTTTTTTATACTGTTCTGCCTCCCACACTTAATCCGATGATCTATAGCCTGAGAAACAAAGCCATGAAGGCAGCTCTACAAAGGgttgttaaaagaagaaaagctacCTCTTTTGCTGAGTCACGTCTATCCCTTCCTCATTAA